The nucleotide sequence AAGCATTTTCGTTGTTTTTCGGGTTTCATTTTTTGTTCTTTCATTATCAGTTCCTTACCCCCTGTGTGTGTTAATTGGGTGGTGTTGCTTTCCTCTCTGCTACGTGATGTGATTGAGTAATAAACAGCAGGAATATTGGGTGGTGCTGTCTTGTCATCTGCTAGCACTGCAGGAACTTCATTACTCTCTTGCCTCTGGTCAAAATTtctaagtttctttgagaatgttTTGTTCCTCTCTGATTTTAACAAGATTGTTATATATGCAATATCAAAAATAACTCAAAATTCCTACTGTATCAAATTCATGGAATCTTATTAATTTTGGtacagtttctttgtttgtttctttgcttgtttgtttgtttttatatttagtcaagttttgactaaatattttaacatcgagggggaatcgaaacgagggtatggtgtatgtgcgtgtgtctgtgtgtgtgtctgtgtgtgtgtctgtgtgtgtgtgtagagcgattcagactaaactactggaccgatctttatgaaatttgacatgagagttcctgggtatgaaatccccgaacgtttttttcatttttttgataaatgtctttgatgacgtcatatccggcttttcgtgaaagttgaggcggcactgtcacgccctcatttttcaaccaaattggttgaaattttggtcaagtaatcttcgacgaagcccggggttcggtattgcatttcagcttggtggcttaaaaattaatttatgactttggtcattaaaaatcggaaaattgtaaaaaaaaataaaaatttataaaacgatccaaatttacgtttatcttattctccatcatttgctgattccaaaaacatataaatatgttatattcggattaaaaacaagctctgaaaattaaatatataaaaattattatcaaaatttttttttcgaaatcaatttaaaaacactttcatcttattccttgtcggttcctgattccaaaaacatatagatatgatatgtttggattaaaaacacgctcagaaagttaaaacaaagagaggtacagaaaagcgtgctatccttcttagcgcaactactaccccgctcttcttgtcaatttcactgcctttgccatgagcggtggactgacgatgctacgagtatacggtcttgctgaaaaagggcagctacttgactaaatattgtattttcgccttacgcgacttgtttagaatttgttttagaacCTAGCTTGGCAAACATCAACTTTTTAGTCCGTCTTGCCATAAGTGTCCACCTCTGCAAAAAATCTTTCTGTGCCCAAAGTTTCTTTTTAGTTGACACCTAGTTATGTGTATGTATCAGTCTGAGTAGTTTGACAGGAAAATAACCCCACAGAGAACTACAAAAGCCGATACGTATAAACTTTCAAAGCATAAAAAAGAAACGTCCAACAATTCATCTTCAGTGACAACTTCAGATGAAAGCCATCCATTTTTCCTGTTGTTTTTCCTTGGCGTAGACCAGACAGCGTGGTTTTCCCCCAGAAGACTTTAGCACCTTGTGGCGTGTTTGATCAGACAGTGGCGGCCATAAAGTAGTCAATTGCAAAAGGAGACCAGATGATTGCAGGGGCTGTCTTGTCCCATAGTTTCAGCCTCTTTGGGTTGACAAAGCGGCGGACAGGTTTATAGGCGTCGGAAACCTCCCCGGCAGTGATTGGTCAATTATTGCATTCAGCGATTTGTGTCAGGGGGAAAATAAGCTGTTGATGTATGGAGGGAGGATGTACGTGTTGATGGTGATTGTGGTGATGATTGtggagtttttgtgtgtgtgtgtgcagggtttTCTGTGCTGATGGTGCTGTTGATAAGGTACCTGGCCTCCGTCATCGTGTGGATCATTGTAGCTGCTGTCATCATTGCCAGCATGGGTAAGGGAGAAAATCTTTGAATGCATCAGCAGCTGCTTCATGCAGTAGTACGCTGTGCAGATGTTAACCGGTCAATACTTTTTTTGTGGTGGTttaacatacatacacacgcacgtacgcacgcgcgcatgcacacacacacacacacacacacacacacatatgcacactcCCACCACCCTGCAAGATTTTCATATGCGGTATACAAAAATAACTCAAATTCCTATCAAGTTCATGTGATCTTATTAGTTTTggtacagtttgtttgtttgtttttttagaatgTGTGCtagaacatgcacacacacacacacacacacacacacacacacacacacagtgacacacacacacagtgacacacacacacacacacacacacacaaacacagaatgtttttaatcACGTTAAACTCTGAAGCCATCAAAACAAAGTACAATGGAGCAAGGGGAGGGTTTGTGGGAAGAGGGGTGAAACTTGTGAAACAAGACAATAAAGATCACTGATAGAGGACtacatggatggatggatggatttatTGATTATAAGGCCACCAAAGGTCATTCTAGGGCAGCTATACATCGTTCATTTCTTGTTTATGATTACtgtgattgattggttgatttgttGCTTTTTCCCCTCACACAGCCCAGTGGATCAGTACGGGCCTTTTAtgcacccaccccccccccccccccccgattactgtgattgattggttgatttgttGCTTTTTCCCCTCACACAACCCAGTGGATCAGTACGGGCCTTTTAtgcacccacccccccccccctcttgccTAATGATTATAATGTTAGCAGGCATATGACATAATATGAGGCCTTTTTTTCAGTGGGTACAGCGTTCTTGTGGTGGACCTACGTGGGGTTCAAATCCTTGCTAGACAAACAAGAGAGCCTGATGGTACCACTGCTGGAAGTGGACATCAACAGTGAACAGGCCTTCCTTGCTTTTGCCATCATCGCCTCGGGTCTTACGGTTAGTAGGAgggatgtctttctgtctgtctgtctgtctgtgtcctgatGGTACCACTGCTGGAAGTGGACATCAACAGTGAACAGGCCTTCCTTGCTTTTGCCATCATCGCCTCGGGTCTTACGGTTAGTAGGAgggatgtctttctgtctgtctgtctgtgtcctgatGGTACCACTGCTGGAAGTGGACATCAACAGTGAACAGGCCTTCCTTGCTTTTGCCATCATCGCCTCGGGTCTTACGGTTAGTAGGAgggatgtctttctgtctgtctgtctgtctgtctgtgtcctgatGGTACCACTGCTGGAAGTGGACATCAACAGTGAACAGGCCTTCCTTGCTTTTGCCATCATCGTCTCGGGTCTTACGGTTAGTAGGAgggatgtctttctgtctgtctgtctgtctgtctgtgtcctgatGGTACCACTGCTGGAAGTGGACATCAACAGTGAACAGGCCTTCCTTGCTTTTGCCATCATCGCCTCGGGTCTTACGGTTAGTAGGAgggatgtctttctgtctgtctgtctgtctgtctgtgtcctgatGGTACCACTGCTGGAAGTGGACATGAACAGTGAACAGGCCTTCCTTGCTTTTGCCATCATCGCCTCGGGTCTTACGGTTAGTAGGAgggatgtctttctgtctgtctgtctgtctgtctgtgtcctgatGGTACCACTGCTGGAAGTGGACATCAACAGTGAACAGGCCTTCCTTGCTTTTGCCATCATCGCCTCGGGTCTTACGGTTAGTAGGAgggatgtctttctgtctgtctgtctgtctgtctgtgtcctgatGGTACCACTGCTGGAAGTGGACATCAACAGTGAACAGGCCTTCCTTGCTTTTGCCATCATCGCCTCGGGTCTTACGGTTAGTAGGAgggatgtctttctgtctgtctgtctgtctgtctctgtctgtctgtctgtctctgtctgtctgtctgtctgtctgtgtcctgatGGTACCACTGTTGTAAGTAGATATCGACAGTGAACAGGCCTTCCTTGCTTTTTCTGTCATCTACTCTGGTCTTAGAATGAGTATAGGACTGGCaatctgtctatgtgtctgtctgtcagtcactgtgtgtgtggcttgaaGGTAAAAGTAGACATCAGCATTGAACAGgccttccttgttttcactgTCATCGCCTCTAGCTGGTCTGAcagtgactgagtgtgtgtatgtctgtctgtctgtctgtctgtctgtctgtctgtctgtctgtctgcgcctgtctgtctgtctgtctgtgtcctgatGGTACAAATGCCTAGAAGTAGACAGCAACCGTAAACAGGCCTCTCTTGCCTCTGCTGTCATGCCCTCTGGTCTgacagtgagtgtgtgtctgtctgtttgcgtctttctgtctgtctatctgtctgtctgcgtgtgtctgtctgtctgtgtcctcgTGGTACTGGCGGTACTAATGCCTAGAAGTAGACATCAACAGTGAACAGGCCTACCTTGCCTCTGCTGTGTGGTTGTGGTAGTTCAAGTGTACATGTACTCTAGCTTTATGAAACACATCTCTGGTGGTAACTTTGTTTCACGAAACCAGCATGCGCAGTACATGTATAAATTGTCTATTTTCCTGTTTCAGGTGATCCTGTTGCTGGTGTTACTAGCCATGAGGAAACGCATCTCCCTTGTGGTGGTGTTGTTCCAAGAAGCCAGCAGCTGTGTGGCGTCGGTTCCCACCATGATGGTACAGCCTGTCTTGACCTACTTCATCCTCATCCTCTACTTCGTCTACTGGGTCATCATCCTCGCCTACCTCTCCACTGCAGGTACAGATAATGACAGCCACTGGTTTGAGGATAGTTTCTAGTGTAAGACTTATTGCAGTGTTTTAAGGCCCTTTTTTTGCTGCAGGAAGGTGAATGTGACTCGATAAGGATCTATCGTATCAAAACTGCAATGTTTTGAGACCATTTGATACCACTTAATTCTTTTATTTTGAGACTTTTTTTCCCTTCTCATTTCCTGTTCTAAGTAAAGCCTGTAAATACAGGTATACCTTCATTTTAAAATCCAATTCCATCCGCCTTCCTCTCACTCTGCCACATTGTTGTACTTTAAGATCTATACTATCCTCAAACTTTTGgagtttatttttttaaggtcttTTGATTTGAAATATATTATCTGTTAGAAATCTATTTCTCAAGCTTTCTCTTTTTTAAACCTGTATATCTAGCTCCAGTTTCCAACAGTTCTTTACATAATGACAAACTATCCTCATATCTTGGGGAGGTAGTCAGTAGTTGATCATGAATATTAGTTAGTTTGTGATATTAGATAAAAGATCTGGTTATGCCAGTATGTCTATATAATCAATATGTAAAGCTTTGTAGTTTTAGGAGTAATAGTTGCTTGTACGTATACGTAGGCAGACGAGTGAAGAGTGAGCAAATATGGCATTCAAATTCAGTTCTTGCTTTTATAATCCCATTTTTGGAAAGTCAGTCTCAAGGGACAATAAAGACAAAGTTAAAATTGTAATCAATGTGCTGATagcagcacacacaaaattgccAGAATAACCAGAAGAATTTGAGCAGGCCCGGTCAAGCGTCGACTAGCGAGTGACGCTTAGTTAATTACATGTGACCTGAACTGGAAATCTAATTGGCTCTTCCGTATCAGACAAGTGTGTCTCTAATTGGTTCCTAATTATCGCATCCCCCCTCTAGGCCAAAATAACAATTGTGGAACCACACAATTTATTTATAGTACCATTATGAAGAGTCAGTCTCAAGGGACAATAAAGTGAAAATTGTAATCATTGTGCTGatagctgcacacacacaacatgaagagacttttttttaatctatttGATTGTTGAGTTTTACAACTGTTCTGAGACTGTTGTAATAACACCCTGTTTTTGGCGTACACTTGACCATTGCACTGACTGGTAAAATTGTTCCTTGAATTCCACACTTTCCAATGATTGTCTCTGTTAAGTGGCCTCATACCATTTCTGCTTTGTCAAACAATGCGATGCACACTTTTCACTTGAGTCTGCACTCCCCAGACCtgcttcagagagagagagagagagagagtatgtgtgtatgtgtgtgaaggaGGGAAAAAGTTGGGCATACTGTTGTCAGTCGATCAGCCTTTAAAGGAAGGAATAGGACTTGCATTTGCTTGGATTATTTACTTTTACTCTGCATTTTCTAAACATTTAGATAGAAGATTTTAAATATCATTAAAGAGTAACTACTAACCTGATGTGATATACTTTATAAACCTGGCGTTACTATCAAGGGTTATATATACTTCTCTTCTGGAAACATCTGATTAGTATTAAATCCTTCGTATTAATCTTTATGTGCTTTATGAAGGCAAAGAGCTATATCCAGTTTTCAAAGTCCCGTAATCAGTTTCATTGTGTACACTCTCCCACGAACACACCTGTACACTCTCCCACGAACACACCTGTACACTCTCCCACGAACACACCTGTACACTCTCCCACGAACACACCTGTACACTCTCCCACGAACACACCTGTACACTCTCCCACGAACACACCTGTACACTCTCGAGACTGGTTccacataactctcacttagTCTATAACACATGCAGGTGTATACATtactttgtttatcagatctaaATTTTGTTAGAAAATACCAGGCTCTGGCAAAAAGTTTTAATATCTCATTGAGAATTGGATGCCCCAGCTTATCTCTACTACAGTGTACAAACACAAGGTATATACATGTGTGAGTCAGTGGTATGTATGCCATATCTGACCAGAGAATGACGTGTGGGTGTGTTCGTGGTGCATCGGCTGTGCTGCATGTGGGTGTGTTAGTAAACAGTGGccctgtgtgtatctgtgtctggcAGAGAAGCCCACTGTTGACCAGTTCGGCTTTGTCCAATACACAGAGCATGAGCTGGTGTCCTACTTCTGGTGGTTCCACATCGCCGGCCTGGTCTGGATCACCGAGTTCATCGTCGCCTGCCAGCAGTTTGTCATCTCAAGCACGGTCGCCCACTGGTACTTTACAAAGTACGTCATACCTGTAGCTGGTTTTGTTCAGTGTTGGCGCTAGTCAGTTTCCAAACCAGTATTTCTTTACAAGTTCTGTATTATAACCCTCACATAAGCCGGTCACTCTGTTACGTAAATGAGCCAAACCAAGTCCGAAACAGGGATTTCATCAAATTTGTccatagttttgttttttgttgtttttaaagagtAAAAAAATATATCTACAGATATGTACGAATGGTTGCTGATTTCTTTTCCAATATTATGATACTTTTACAAATAAAATATTGGAAATTTCTTGTTAACATGATCCCTGATGGTTAGCACATTCTTGTATTTATTATGTCTTTCCTTCCTCCATTTTATCTGCAGTTACATTGCTGGTTCATTTTTCGTCTGTTCTATgatgtttcctttttttctttttctttttcttgattTGAGTTATTTGTCTTTATGCATGGACAATTTTAGTTTAATAATCTCTTGTTGAAAATTCTGGTACTACTGTGTTtcggtttaaacaatgttttattctgATTCATGTTTTACAAAGCCTCAGAATCTATAGTGTACAAAAAAGGAACACAACAATTAAGTTAAAGGTATAAATGTGATGTTACAGACAACATACAAtgttttaaaatatatataaataacATGAATCTAAGGAGACCATTGTTAGAAGGCAGGCTGTATAAGTGTTACTGTTATCTTCTTTCTGTTTTCACAAAGGTCATGTAAATTAGACTGAATGCTGAATGGTGGATTTAAAACTTATTATTATATGACGTTTAACATTTTCCCCTTGTGTTTCAGAAATAAAAAGAAGCTAGGCACACCTATCCTGAGTGCTATAGGACGTCTGGTCGTCTATCACATGGGGTCTGTTGCCATGGGCGCCTTTGTCATCACACTGGTCAAGATACCACGCATGTTCCTCATGTATCTTAACAAGAAGTGAGTTCATACTTCTCTTTCtaggtctctgtctctctcaatcaATGTATCTTAACAAGAAGTGAGTTCATACTTCTCTTTCtaggtctctgtctctctcaatcaATGTATCTTAACAAGACATAATGTcttgagttctctctctctctctctctctctctctctctctctctctctctctctctctctctctctctctctctctctctctctctctctctctctctctagcaatCTTTCATCActtctctccatctctccctctACACAGGCACACATGTGTGTGCATACTGACaggtactcacacacacacacacacacacacacacacacacacacacacacacacacacacacatacacattctctGCCCTCCTTTTCATTCTGCTGACTGTATAATCCTGACCACAGCCtccccaccaccccctccccccttctgaGCTCTACAACTCTTCCCCCACTCACAGCCTCATTTGCTTGGTTTAAGCAAGGTGTTCTGCAAATAAAGAGGGTACATGTACTTATAACACCACTCTGAGATGAACAGCGAACAGCCAAgttgcatttttgttttcatcTACTGGTGGaaggaaaacaaacaaagcttgCTGAACATTAGAAAACCCCTTTGACCCTGGCTGGAACTTCTGGCACTTTGATTCTGGAAAGCTGTTTACAAACTATAGGTAGGGTTAAATGGACTAAGTAATGCCAGTGGACTATATAATCTGACCTTTCTTGTTCCGTGTTATGCAAATAGGCAACATGCATGCACAAATCCAGCCGGTGCATGCATGGTTCTTGAGAAGGCGAGAATGGTAAATAGATAGGTAATATGCATAATTAAGGCGGTGGTAGCTGAAATACAAAACTGATTGTATCCGGTATAGCTTAAGTTTCAATCAAATACTTTTGAAAGCTGTTTCTAGTATAAGGCAAAGAATGTATTTCTTCATTGTTAAAAAGGATGCATTCATTATGACAGAAAACAATTAAAGTGGAAAATACTCTCGAGGTTTCTCCAAGTTGAGGAAATATGCTTCTACATGTATATTGTTTTTACCTATTCTGCTTCTTTAGGTACAAATACTGTAGATCATTAAAATCCTTGAAAATGAAAGTACATGTAATAGACAGGGGATGCACATTCTGACAGTTTGCTTTGCTCTTTTTTCAGATTTAAAAATGCAGACAACTGGTGTGCAGACTTCTGCGCCAagtgctgctgttgctgcttgTGGTGTCTGGAAAAGTGCCTCAAATATCTCAGCGCCAACGCCTACACAGTTATAGGTATGCtggctcaacaacaacaacaacaaaaacagaaaaactgATGCAACTAATAATGCTGGCTCTGATCAGGATAAAATCTCATAAAGCTTATGAAGATCCAATTTAAGCAGGCATGAGAATTTTCAAAGCTCCATGGCAGAAATCATGCATTCTTGAGATAACAAGATTGCACGATTTTTCATATGTGAAGACAAACCCGTGCAGAATTCAGCCCTTTTTTAAATGAGTGTCATCCATGACTAATAAAGTTAAAAAATCATTAAATGTTGTTTTTCTTCGTTTCAGCTGTGAGTGGCAGAAATTTCTGTACATCATCAAGAAGGGTAAGTAAAAATAGAGTTTGTTTGCTTCTTGGTTCATTTGTTTTCAGGGAAGAAAGTGTCTAAAAGTGATTATAAAAACACGCATATCTGTCAGTTGCAGCACTTGATAAAAACTAGTTTGTTAACTTTCTTTCAAATTCAGGAAAATACCATGTCCATGTACAGCATATGTCGTGAAAATTTAAGTTTGCTCTTAATATTAGGTAATGAAGAAATTTATAAGCCAGAACCAGAAGTTGAAGAGGAAAGAAAATCAACTAACTGTTGTGGgagaatcttaaacaaataaggcagagcgctgtttagagatctgatgaacaaagggaagtaagcgctctaaatgcatacaacgtGTAATGGAGTAAATGAGAGTTAttcctttgtttatcagatatGTTGTGGGAGGGTCTAAAAGTAAAAGTAAAAAATGTTCATTATCTGTACAGAGGTGTGAATAAAGTGTGTTGGCGTTGCAGGCATTTAACATGTTGGTGAGCAATGCCATGCGAGTGGCGGCACTAAACAGCATCGGGGACTTCCTCCTGTTCCTGGCTAAACTGGCCGTCATGGCTGCCACAGGCGCTGTCGGCGTCATCTGGCTCAAGGTACGTCACTCTTGTAATGCCTGTCAAACTTCATTATCATTTATGCAAGTTGTGATAAAGAATGAAATAGACCTATTCAAATGCTTCTGAAAGACCCAGTTTTAGTTTTTTGGTCCTAAAAAATCTCCCTTTTATGAAAAGACACTTGTTCATGAAAATGATAATTATGATTGGTGACATAGGACTATTGGAAattgtttgggtgtttttttgttgttgtttattttaccCAGGAACAGCATGCAGAAACTATATAGGGAGCTATAGGTTCAGTTGTGAAACGTACGGGACATCCACCTCGGGCACCTATAACTGTTTCATACAGAAgccacaataataataataataatacgaatatttataacgcgcacatatctcaccaacaggcgactcaaggcgcacatacactcgttcacacacacggagacttaaagtcactagcacacacacacaccatcaaacattaaaatatgtacagttattcagggtgggatggggtgggcagtgtatcatgcatggattatttggaaaaaaggaatgtcttgagtgcagatttgaatgattcgagggactgttgttggcggagggggagaggtagtgtgttccattggctaggtgcttggaaagaaaatgagcgtatGAATATGTATGTGTTACCATGTGCATAGTCGATTTGTTTAACATTAGATCCATTAACATACTGGTTTTAATTTAAGCTAAATGGGTATGGTATGTGTTAATTGTGAAATACAGCTGCAAACCAATTTAACATTGTGGGAAGCAGATACAAGACATTTTGCTTTATTTTGCTTTGCAGAGTCGGAATGATCTACATTTCTTTGCCATTCCTGTtctgctggtgtgtgtgtttgcctacTTTGTGGCCCActgctttctgtctgtgtttgaggTAAGTACTTAATGATATCACTATTGTCCCAGTTTGGCTTCCCCTGCTGTCTTCCTGTGCATGTTTGTTGGCATGAGACTTGAACAGAAATGACAAACTATATTTTCATGTAGGGACACCATAGCGGCTTTGGGGCAGGCACattttgatgtgtgtgttttcattcaaaGCAGGCTAATGTTGTCCTTTTTGGCTACACCATAGAGAATGAACCAGTCAAGGCAGGCTTCATTTAAGGTTCACTATATCTGAAGCTATGCTTCTGTTCATGagaaaaatgctaaaattctctctctctctctctctctctctctctctctctctctctctctctcttccctttgattcccctcccctcctcctttctttctttttaaaaacCACAATGTATTTCTGGACAATCCCTTCCAAGGGTCCCCTTACGAGTTAGTTTTTCAGCATTTAGTCAGTTATGTAAATGTGTTTATTGAAGTGTGTTTTGCATTTCAGATGGTGGTGGATGCGTTGTTCTTGTGTTTCTGTGAGGACTGTGACATGAATGATGGCAGCCCCGACAGACAATACTTTGCCAGTAAACGCCTTATGGTCAGTAACATAGTTTTGCTtacgagaaaaagaaaaagaaggaaacagatacgtaaaagaaaacaaaaagtaataGAAAGAATAATGTTTGCCAGTCTTACTTAATTTCAACAAATAAGGgagagacatatttctttttcttttttggttttCGTTTCCAAGATAGTGCACGATGCAATTTAAGCAGttttttccatatattttctaatctgAACATACCACCTCATATTATAATGACCTTGAACAGATAGATTTTATCTTGCATACCAGTGCGTAATGAGCCTCTCATCACACAATGCTTTAGGGTTTTGTGAAGATCAACTGATGAGAATGTTGTCTGTGTAAATATGTTTATGAATATTGGCACCTGTGAAACAACaaactctctttttctttcagaC is from Littorina saxatilis isolate snail1 linkage group LG5, US_GU_Lsax_2.0, whole genome shotgun sequence and encodes:
- the LOC138966865 gene encoding choline transporter-like protein 1; translation: MCGCCCEGKDPGDQKGLLSNPVRHRGCTDIVCLLIFTFFCCGMVFVAVFSVTKGDAFRLVYGTDSYGNTCDEDNSARAIPNVPFSGQNLKGRPYVFFMDIRDPDQSLTVCVNKCPENKLTTREEIFRFSEQTGSLLCRYDLQPVEYFSTNNSKHGPCPNLPVYESKPLLNRCIPVHIRTFQEWISNNIIAYLNKADIFQKVLGDLYASWQEMIALCFVALGFSVLMVLLIRYLASVIVWIIVAAVIIASMVGTAFLWWTYVGFKSLLDKQESLMVPLLEVDINSEQAFLAFAIIASGLTVILLLVLLAMRKRISLVVVLFQEASSCVASVPTMMVQPVLTYFILILYFVYWVIILAYLSTAEKPTVDQFGFVQYTEHELVSYFWWFHIAGLVWITEFIVACQQFVISSTVAHWYFTKNKKKLGTPILSAIGRLVVYHMGSVAMGAFVITLVKIPRMFLMYLNKKFKNADNWCADFCAKCCCCCLWCLEKCLKYLSANAYTVIAVSGRNFCTSSRRAFNMLVSNAMRVAALNSIGDFLLFLAKLAVMAATGAVGVIWLKSRNDLHFFAIPVLLVCVFAYFVAHCFLSVFEMVVDALFLCFCEDCDMNDGSPDRQYFASKRLMTFVNDSSNALNKLTRRKETTAETEPAQV